The sequence AGGCCCGTGCGCGACGCGCGGATGAAGTTGCCGTACGCGTGGACGAAGGGCATCGCGGGCAGCAGCGCATCCACCCGCTCCGCCAGCGCCAGCGTCAGGCCGTACAGGAAGGCGCCGTTGGCCACCATGTCCACCACCGTGGGGCCCGCGGGCAGGGCGCGCAGCTCGATGCGCAGATGGCCGTCGCACTTGGGGTCATAGATGGCGCGGTTCCATGTCCACACCGTGCTCTGGTGCAGCCGCAGCTCGTCCAGCCCCGGCAGCCCACCGGCCTTCACGCGCTCCAGCGGGGACTCGCGCCCGCACACGGGCAGCAGCGGCGGGTGCAGCGCGACGGCTTCCGCGAAGAGCTCGTGCGCGCCCTCGCGGGCCCAGCCGTGCCCGAAGGACACACGCGCATGCGGATGGAAGCCGCCCTCGCCCGGCTCTCCCCGGTCATCCACCGACTGGCGGAACAGCGCCACGCGCGTCTCGTCCCACAGCCTGCGCCCGAGGAACAGCGGCGAGTTGCCGGACACCGCCAGCACCGGCGCCGTCGCGAGCTGCGCGGCGTTGTACATGCGCGCGAAGTCCGGGGGCGCCACGCGCAGGTGGTACTGGAGCGACGTGTTGGCGCCCTCCAGCGTGACGTCGTCCCAGGTGAGCGCCAGCGCGTCCTCGCCGTGGATGGACACGTGGATGGGCCCGGCTCGCCGGCGGCGGATGGCCGCGGACAGCGCGCGGTAGCGGGCCTGCCCCGTCATGGCGCCCCGGCCCAGGTCCGCCTCGCGCAGCGTGGGGAGGATGCCGATGACGGCCACCCTCGCGCCCTGCGTGGCCGCCGCGCGCCGCACCTCGCGCAGCGTGTCCTCGAACTCCTCCCTGAGCGCGGTGAAGGGCCGGCCCGCCAGCGGCCCCGGGCGCAGGTTGACCTCCAGGTTGAAGCGGTCCAGCTCCAGCGTCACCCGGGGGTCCATCGTCTGCGCCAGCACCTGCCGGTTGATGGGCAGCGGGAAGCCCGCCGCGTCCACGAGGAACAACTCCAGCTCCGCGCCGACGGTGCTCGGCCCCTCCCCGAAGCCCGGGCGCGCCAGCAGCACGCGCAGCGCCTCCAGGTTCTCCGTCAGCCGCCGCGAGAAGCGCTCGTAGTCCTCCGGACGAAACTCCTCCTGCTGGATGGCCAGGCCCATACGGGTTCAGGGTATTCACGGCCCCTTGCCCCGGCAGGAGGACGCAGGGCTCGCCGGGCCGCCTGCCCCACACCTCCGGCAGAAGATGCACGCCCGCCCGGTGTGTTATCTCCGTCCATGGCCATGCCGTCCGACACGCCCATCAACCTGTACGACTTGACGCGCCCCGCGCTGGGGGAGCTGCTCTCCGGCTGGGGGTGTGGCCCCTACTACCGCGACCTCCTGTGGACCGCCCTGTACCGCAAGGGCGTGCGCTCGCTGGACGAGGTGGAAGGGCTGCGCGCGGACCTCCAGGATACTTTGCGCGAGCGCACCCGCCTGGGCCACCTCGCCACGCACACGGAGACATTCAGCAGCGACGGCCACACGCACAAGCTCCTCCTCAAGCTGGAGGACGGCCAGACGATTGAGACCGTCCTCATGCGCTTCAAGGGCCGCGCCACCGTGTGCATCAGCACGCAGGCGGGCTGCGCCATGGGGTGTGTCTTCTGCGCCACCGGGCAGATGGGCCTGTCGCGCCACCTGACGCCCGGCGAAATCGTGGGCCAGGTGCTGCACGTCAACCGCATCCTCCGCGAGTCCAACGAGTCGCTGCGCAACGTCGTCCTCATGGGCATGGGCGAGCCGCTGCACAACTACGAGCACACCATGTCCGCGGTGGACGTGCTGGTGGACGCGCTCGGCCTCGCCATGGGCCCGCGCTTCATCACCTTGAGCACCGTGGGCGTGGTGCCCGGCATCCGCCGGCTCGCGGACGAGGAGCGCCCGGTGCAGCTCGCCGTCAGCCTCCACGGCGCGACGGACGAGGAGCGCTCAGCGCTCGTGCCCGCCGGCAGGCGCTGGCCCCTGGATGAGTTGATGGATGCGTGCCGCTACTACAGTGAGAAACGCAGACGGCGCATTTTCTTCGAGTGGACGCTCATCTCCGGCCGCAACGACACGCC comes from Pyxidicoccus parkwaysis and encodes:
- a CDS encoding glutamate--cysteine ligase gives rise to the protein MGLAIQQEEFRPEDYERFSRRLTENLEALRVLLARPGFGEGPSTVGAELELFLVDAAGFPLPINRQVLAQTMDPRVTLELDRFNLEVNLRPGPLAGRPFTALREEFEDTLREVRRAAATQGARVAVIGILPTLREADLGRGAMTGQARYRALSAAIRRRRAGPIHVSIHGEDALALTWDDVTLEGANTSLQYHLRVAPPDFARMYNAAQLATAPVLAVSGNSPLFLGRRLWDETRVALFRQSVDDRGEPGEGGFHPHARVSFGHGWAREGAHELFAEAVALHPPLLPVCGRESPLERVKAGGLPGLDELRLHQSTVWTWNRAIYDPKCDGHLRIELRALPAGPTVVDMVANGAFLYGLTLALAERVDALLPAMPFVHAYGNFIRASRTGLDAELLWPSDTAPSPRPVPALELVPRLLPLAREGLVKAGVEADEADAMLAIIERRVALGRTGARWQRRVLARLAERMPREDALAAMLERYLLHADAGEPLHTWPVE
- the rlmN gene encoding 23S rRNA (adenine(2503)-C(2))-methyltransferase RlmN, whose amino-acid sequence is MPSDTPINLYDLTRPALGELLSGWGCGPYYRDLLWTALYRKGVRSLDEVEGLRADLQDTLRERTRLGHLATHTETFSSDGHTHKLLLKLEDGQTIETVLMRFKGRATVCISTQAGCAMGCVFCATGQMGLSRHLTPGEIVGQVLHVNRILRESNESLRNVVLMGMGEPLHNYEHTMSAVDVLVDALGLAMGPRFITLSTVGVVPGIRRLADEERPVQLAVSLHGATDEERSALVPAGRRWPLDELMDACRYYSEKRRRRIFFEWTLISGRNDTPEHAHTLGKLLRGMDAHINVIPLNPTVGYDGGPSRPESVRAFQDVLTSYSVPSTVRQRRGIDIDAGCGQLKSTVERRSRRSLPTSP